One window of the Vigna radiata var. radiata cultivar VC1973A chromosome 1, Vradiata_ver6, whole genome shotgun sequence genome contains the following:
- the LOC106762871 gene encoding homeobox-leucine zipper protein ANTHOCYANINLESS 2-like codes for MEGRSEMGMMGESFDTSNLLGRIRDDDYESRSESDNFDGGSGDEQDVGDDQPQRKKKKYHRHTPQQIQDLEAFFKECPHPDEKQRTDLSKRLGLENKQVKFWFQNRRTQMKTQLERHENMVLKQENDKLRAENGVMKEALANPICNNCGGPAIPGQISLEEHQTRIENARLKDELNRICTLANKFLGRSLSPMASPMSLPPTNSGLELAIGRNGMGGSSNFGMPVPIGFDLGDGALGSSPAMASMAARAPLGMMGNEIHLERSMLIDIAINAMDELVKMARQDNPLWIKSSDGRNEVLNCDEYARMFPTFVGTKPAGYLIEATRATGVVLASSLGLVETFMDVDRWQEMFSSMVASGCTLDVISGGTNGTRNGALQVMLAELQLLSPLVPTRQMTLLRFCKHHAEGVWVVVDVSIDIMRNASNSHPSMSCRRLPSGCVIQDMPNGLSKITWVEHSQYDESVIHQLCRPLVSSGIGFGAQRWIASLLRQCECLAILMTPPGPSDDPTVLSQSNRRSVLKLAQRMNEYFCSGICASSARKWDVVHIGNLADDMKIMARKIVDDPNEAPGYVLSASTCVWLPVPRQRVFDFLRNEQLRGEWDMLSKGGPMKEMLHVPKGQEHGNCVSILHVSAFNKYANNEGNVLYLQESWTDASGSMVVYSPINMQSLNMMMMNTGDSSFVSLRPSGFAILPDGHSNNSDNNDGGGSCLLTVGLQMVQNDNPSAKFTLESVQTVNSLLSCTIQKVKEALGVS; via the exons ATGGAAGGTCGTAGTGAAATGGGTATGATGGGAGAGAGTTTTGATACGAGTAATTTGCTGGGGAGGATTAGGGATGATGACTATGAAAGTCGCTCTGAAAGTGATAATTTTGATGGTGGATCTGGTGATGAGCAAGATGTTGGTGATGATCAACcacagagaaagaagaagaaatatcacAGACACACTCCTCAGCAGATTCAGGATCTTGAAGC attCTTCAAGGAGTGTCCTCATCCTGATGAGAAGCAAAGAACCGATCTCAGCAAGAGGCTTGGCTTGGAGAACAAGCAAGTGAAGTTCTGGTTTCAAAATCGACGAACCCAGATGAAA ACACAATTGGAGAGGCACGAGAACATGGTTCTTAAGCAGGAGAATGACAAGCTTCGAGCTGAGAATGGTGTGATGAAGGAAGCTTTGGCTAATCCTATATGTAACAACTGTGGTGGTCCAGCGATTCCTGGTCAAATTTCACTGGAGGAGCACCAGACAAGAATTGAAAATGCTCGATTGAAGGATGAACTGAACCGGATCTGTACATTAGCAAACAAGTTCTTGGGCAGGTCCCTTTCACCAATGGCAAGCCCTATGTCTCTGCCACCCACAAATTCTGGCCTTGAGCTTGCTATTGGAAGAAATGGAATGGGTGGTTCAAGCAATTTTGGCATGCCCGTGCCAATTGGCTTTGATTTGGGTGATGGAGCTTTAGGCTCTTCACCTGCAATGGCAAGTATGGCTGCTAGAGCACCACTGGGAATGATGGGAAACGAAATCCATCTTGAAAGATCAATGCTTATAGATATTGCCATAAATGCTATGGATGAACTGGTTAAGATGGCTCGACAAGATAACCCTCTTTGGATTAAGAGTTCTGACGGTAGGAATGAAGTTCTAAACTGTGATGAATATGCAAGAATGTTTCCTACTTTTGTTGGAACAAAACCTGCTGGATATCTGATTGAAGCTACAAGAGCAACTGGAGTTGTACTAGCCAGCAGCTTGGGCCTTGTGGAAACTTTCATGGATGTG GATCGGTGGCAAGAGATGTTTTCATCTATGGTGGCTAGTGGTTGCACTTTGGATGTGATATCTGGTGGCACAAATGGAACGAGAAATGGAGCTTTGCAagtg ATGTTAGCTGAACTTCAATTGCTTTCCCCACTGGTCCCTACTCGTCAAATGACTTTGCTCAGGTTTTGCAAGCACCATGCTGAAGGTGTATGGGTTGTGGTCGATGTTTCCATTGATATTATGCGTAATGCTTCCAATTCACATCCATCAATGAGTTGCAGGAGGCTTCCTTCTGGTTGTGTTATTCAGGATATGCCCAATGGTTTGTCCAAG ATTACTTGGGTTGAACATTCCCAGTATGATGAGAGTGTCATCCACCAACTTTGTCGTCCATTGGTTAGTTCTGGTATTGGCTTTGGTGCTCAGAGATGGATTGCATCTCTCCTAAGACAGTGTGAATGCTTGGCAATCCTCATGACTCCTCCTGGTCCATCTGATGACCCTACAG tccTTAGCCAATCCAATAGGAGAAGCGTGTTGAAGCTGGCTCAGCGCATGAATGAGTATTTCTGCTCAGGGATTTGTGCTTCATCTGCACGCAAGTGGGATGTTGTTCACATCGGTAATCTTGCTGATGACATGAAAATCATGGCTCGGAAAATTGTGGATGATCCAAATGAGGCTCCTGGCTATGTGTTGAGCGCTTCAACTTGTGTCTGGTTGCCAGTGCCTCGACAAAGGGTGTTTGACTTTTTACGTAATGAACAGCTGAGAGGGGAATGGGACATGTTGTCCAAAGGTGGTCCAATGAAGGAGATGCTCCATGTTCCTAAAGGGCAAGAACATGGAAACTGTGTTTCCATTCTTCACGTAAGTGCCTTCAACAAG TATGCTAATAATGAGGGCAACGTGCTGTATCTGCAAGAATCATGGACCGATGCATCTGGGTCAATGGTGGTGTACTCTCCAATCAACATGCAGTCTTTgaacatgatgatgatgaacaCTGGAGATTCATCATTTGTCTCTCTTCGTCCCTCAGGATTTGCTATTCTGCCAGATGGCCATTCAAACAACAGTGACAACAATGATGGTGGTGGTAGCTGTTTGCTGACAGTTGGATTACAAATGGTGCAGAATGACAACCCTTCAGCCAAGTTCACATTGGAGTCAGTTCAAACTGTTAATTCCCTCCTTTCATGCACCATTCAAAAGGTGAAAGAAGCATTGGGAGTTTCCTGA